Sequence from the Vanessa tameamea isolate UH-Manoa-2023 chromosome 4, ilVanTame1 primary haplotype, whole genome shotgun sequence genome:
ttagtATTTGTTGTCGGTAATTACAATAcgtgacaatattaaaaaaaaatgtttttctgcAGGTTATCGCATTGAACTTAGCCGAGCAGCTTGTGAACAAAGGTCTCTTCGAAGATGCTATCATGGTCTATGACATCGCCGGGGTaagaaattgaatataatgtctacgatttatttaaaaaactgcatagtaaaaataaatgtgttatatgcacaattaattttagttgtaagtttatataataggtGTAGTATTatgttaagtttatataaaaaaaatgattaaaaaaataatccactACATATAGAAGTCAACTGAGTATGCCAATAACATTTCTCACGAATGTGTCGTAGAATTTAGAAAAAGTCCTGGAATTGTTCTGCGTGCTGCTGGCGCAAGTGGTGAACAGCGGCAGCGACGCGGGCGGGCTGCGCGCGCGGCTGGCGGCGCTGGCCGAGCGCGTGTCGCGCCGCCTGCGCGCGCCCGACGtggcgccgccgcccgccgcgctgcTCGAGGCCTACACCAAGCTCTGCAAGCTCATGACCTTCTTCGATCAATTCCACAGCGAGAACTACGAGGGGGCCCTCGAGGTTCGACTTCGTGAAATGATTTCTTACTGTTACATATCTATGCCGTATTTCGTCGTAATTTCTAATTCGTTATCGTTCAACGCTCAGACGGTGCGGTCGTGCGAGCTGGTCCCGCTGAGCGCGAGCGAGGTGGAGGCGCGCGTGTGCGGCGCGCGCAGTGCGCGCGGCGAGCTACTGCGCGCGCTGCCCGCGCTGTTGCGGGCGCTGTGCCACATCCTCATCGCGCAGCGGCAGAAGCTGCGCGCCGCGCAGTCCGCACTGCCCGTACAAACGGCAAACAAGGTACACGAGTATACTGTGAGTCGTATACTAATGTGACACAAAGGGGAAACGTTATACTGTAATAGACACGGATAACGATTAAATACTCAGATCTATTTCCGTACGTTTCTGTTTACAGCTTGTTGTTTAGGCTTTGGCTTTATTTAAGGGTGtagttataaatgttattttgtttcagCAACTGGAGTGGTTGAGAGAACAAGCAGAAGTTCTCAATACATTTGCTGGCAACATAGCTTACAGAATGCCCGGAGACACTTACAGCCAACTAGCTCAGATGCAGATTCTCATGCATTGATGTTCCTCTTACTGTAATTgtgattaaactttataaattaaaaataaaaaaaaatatgaacccTTATCGATGTATTCTTACTCTCaaactcatttatttcattcaaataataatatattataaattaacaagtcTTAACGtttatatgaatactttttgtcaataaaaactTGGCATTCACAACATTTGGTCAGTCTTTATTAATTAGTgttgtttttaaagtttaatgtttgCAATATTTGAAATTCTGAATCaccattattattgtataaaattattgttgagaATTTCTTTCGGACTAAGACTTTACTAGATAGTGCCATCATCAGAGGTTTTACTAGTTATAGTGCATACCTTCCGGTCGCAACCAAATGGGCATGCTACTGCTGGTATCAAGCGGAACAAAGTAGCACAAAGTGGTAGCTACGTTTCATATGGTATGTGAAATAGTCGGAGGCCGAGTCATAataacataatggttgtgcagaaatgtgtaagctcttttcttgaaggtacccaagtcgtatcagttcgataaaaccgccggcgaaagctggttcaaCAGAGCGGTTGTGCGAGgcaaaaataccttaaaaattCGGATATATTTTCGAACCGATAGACATCGCATTTCACAGAAGGTGAAATttagcagccgggattaatcttAACAAtacctcggaacattccccttgaaaaattcggtagaagaaGCAGGTCGGAAAGGgctgatcgtcgataattcgagtcACTCTGCGTTaaatacggtcaaatggaaaaATCTGGTACTGGGGAGCCCATAGATGAGAGTAGTACTCCCTGTGAGGCATCAAACAAGAAATTCAAcacttttttcaagatggcggtgAACTCCCATAGGAAATCGAGGTCGACAACTTTAAAGTTAAGGTTTTCTGAACTCCTCCTACAACATATCTAAAAATCAGCTTTCTCGGtacattaacatttttcttGTATATAGTGACTGGATTATAAGTTTTGTCAAgaggataattattatattttatattgtatttatgactaacgattaatgaaaatattaagattaaatcTTTAACCACTGATTTCTGGTGACAATTCATATTGGAATTACTACCGAGTAAACGGACTTATAGGCCATTAGCAAGTTTACCCGAACaagacttgaaaaaaaaaagtcaaaaagaTCAACCAGAAGTCAATTGTCAAACGTCAAATagaataaacattaaactttgatttgaaatttgaattgttTCTTGAATATTCAAGTTTCACTGGTAAAGCGACTTTGCgaaaaaacaagtaaaattttgttttactaaagAATAGCCATActattctatataattttttatattcagttcAATCATCTTGGAATGGAAAGACGAAAAGCAAGTCCTGAACAGTTAAATATGTTGCTGCATTTCTTAGAAGAAGATAAGGAATTAGCAATcggcaaatttacaggcttagAAGGTAGAATCAGACAAACAAATGCTTGGATTAAAATTACAGAAAAACTCAATGCAAGTTCTGGTTTTGGTTCGGGTACCATAAAAACTCCAGATAAGTGGCGTCaagtatgtttaatattctAAGAGAattggatatatatttataactatagatTTTATACTAAGAtagggaaaaaaatatttccattatctattaataataatcaaattgacAGGCTTGGAGAGATTGGAAAtctaatgtgaaaaaaaaagcaTTCAAAATACGCAAGAATCACTTTACTCCTGGTAGTGGTGTTAACACTCAATTGACTGCGGCAGAAGAAAAGATACTTAAACTGATAAGCACAAAATCAACAGCATTTGGATTTTCCGGAGTTCGTGAAACTTCAGCAGTAATAGACAATAACattgtaagtttattatttagaagtaaaaaaaaaaaaccaaacacAATGACAATACAAGCACAGAGTCTTaagaattaatgtaatatttgtgtGAATATCTTTATTTgagtcatttaaataaatgtaaactataAAATAGTGAATACCACTGTGTTGCTTGTTCAGACtgtaggtattaaataattaaaaagtaaaattgtctCTCTTTGCTGGAGaactttaatatcttaattacatATAGGAATACTGTACTTAGTtgttaaagaaaacaaataacttataagtgataataataaaataataattgaattttaaaaatgtatgttttataggTAAATTCAGAATCTAATACTCGGGGTGATGATTCATGTAGTGCAAATCCTGCTTCTAGTAATGTGGTAAGGAAATTAGACACAAGTATTGAATACTAATTACTGTAACTTCAATGAGTCATATGTATAGTAACCAATGGCTTTTAAAGACAACATGAAATAAAAGCTTTCTCAAgaagcaatttaatttttagctAAATGAtacaactaatataaaatatatatttgtggtattataaattatataatactatatttatattaccatACTAGAACTACTGCCTTATGCTtagtaataatcatattaaaatttaa
This genomic interval carries:
- the LOC113395305 gene encoding uncharacterized protein LOC113395305 yields the protein MERRKASPEQLNMLLHFLEEDKELAIGKFTGLEGRIRQTNAWIKITEKLNASSGFGSGTIKTPDKWRQAWRDWKSNVKKKAFKIRKNHFTPGSGVNTQLTAAEEKILKLISTKSTAFGFSGVRETSAVIDNNIVNSESNTRGDDSCSANPASSNVKWEPDNQHFNRSLLDNTVLGDRLNNVPDNGTNEISSAPVIEKPFWRKKRRVRFVHDRVLNLEEERIKIEKQKLLEKKRCNNIRLKIEMFY